A segment of the Cenarchaeum symbiosum A genome:
GCTCGAGCGATTCGAGCTCCATGATGAACTGGTCCGGCGTTATATTCCTGCCAAAGAATGCCGTCTTTCCCGACAGGACCTTCTCAGTTCTGATCTTTTCCATCATCCGTATGTAGTTGTCATGTGTGAACAGCTGGTCTGATGTAGGGGACCCTCCGGAGAACGGCCGCTTTCTTACTATGCCGTCCTTTGCCTCGAGATCATCGAGGGCGCTGTTGAGAATATCCAGCCCGAAGACCATCGCAAGAAGCGGAAACTTGGCCCATATGCTTGTCAGCAGGCGCCTGTAAGTGATTCCGCTCTTTTCCTGCCCTATCAGCCCGTGAAGGGTCTGCGTTATGTTGGGATACTCTTCTGGGACCGATATGTCGGCGCCAGTCCTTGCAACATTGCACTCTTTTACAAGCTCGCTAGTAATATCGTTGAGCTTTGTCCTCAGGTCTTTCTGGATGTACCCTTCAAACGATTCCCGCATGCTGTCATCTTCTAGCAGTGGGACAGACTTGCCCAGCCTGGCATAGGTCTCTCTGACGGCATTCTCGGCGTCCTTGTACTCGATAAACTGGGCCTCTAGTATGGAATGTACTAGAAACGACCTGAGAATGTTATAGTTTAGCAGGCCGGATATCTGTAGGTGAAACCTGTCGCACTGCGCGTGTATGAGCATGTATCTTTGCTCCCATTTGTCATTGGAGAGGTTTGCATTGCGGCTGTCTGTGCCCTTGCCTGTAGACCGGTGTCCGACAAACTTCAACTTGGAGGTCAGATAGGAAAAATCCTCATAATTGCGTATGTTGTATTTTCTTCTAATCACCGACGTCTTGATTCCGTCTATGTAATCTTCGAGCAGTCCGGGCAGGAATACGTGGGGGTATTTTCTGTTGATTTTTAGTACAAGCTCGACTATCTCGTTTGCACGCCCCAGCTCGTCGGGCCCCATCTGGGCAGTCATGGAATGGCAGGCCTCTTTGAAATCCTCTATCTGTGACAACTTCTAGACCTGCCCTGCTGCCGATGTTATGCATTTTGAATGTATTCTGGCTGTAAAGAATGCCATGACTTAGAGCCCCAGCAGAGAGCCAAAGAACTCTGCTATTGCGTCTAGTATGCCGGGCTCTTCAGGCAGGGTCGCGGCATCTGCAAATATATCATATCTATCTGGCAGCTCGTACCTGCTTACAGAATCGCCCCCGACAACAAACATTACAGCGCCTTCGTCCGCAAAGGCAAGCCCGCTGGCCCGCTGACCCTCAGTATCTAGCGAGCCCATGTATCCCCTCAGGGCGGGGTCGTACGGCCCGCCAAGCTCGTACCCGTGCACCTCCTCTTCTTCGGCGACGAACAAGAGCAGGCCGTCATCAGAGAACTCTATCTCCCAGATTACCTCGGAATGCTCCCCTAGATCGTACGAGCCGTCGTGGACAGGATTAGTTATGTCGTACGGGGCAGACAGGCTGTACCGCTGGAGAGAGTCATCTCCCGATATGAGCATCTCTGTACCCCCCGGGACAAATACTATGCCGCCTGATTCTGTAATGCCCCCTTTGAGCTCAAAGAATCCTGAATGTATGGGGCCTGTTATATCGTACGGGGCGGATAGCTCATACTGTTCAATGGAGATGCCCTCCCCCGGATTTCCGTTTCTGGACACAAACAGGATGGCGCCGTCATCCGATGCGGCCATTCCATATGCGGCGCCGCCGTCTTTCAGCCCTGCCGAGCCTGTATACACAGGACTGGATGTATCGTACGGGGATGCAAGGTCATAGCGGTGTATCGCGTCGGGGCCGGTCGTTATAGTAAGCATGATCATGCCGTCAGGCGAAAATGCCTCGTCTGTTATCTCTGCGGACTGTCCCAGGTGGCCCTGCGGCGCCTCTAGTCTTGCTGATGTGATGTCATATTCTTCTGATAACGCATACCTGCTCATGGAGCTCTCGCCTGCCACGAATAGTTCTGTGCCCCCGTCTGAAAAGGCAAGGCCGCTTGCAGGCTGTTCTTTTGTATCAAACGAGCCCGCATACTCCATGCTGTCCAGGTTATACGGCCCGCCAAGCTCGTAACCGTGCACGCCGGTCTCTTCTGATGCAAACATGCCCGTGCCGTCATCAGAGAACTCTATCTCCCAGATGAACTCTGTCTGGTTTAGGCCATACGAGGAATCGTGGACGGGGTTGGATAGGCCGTACGGGGAGGATAACTCGTACCGGTGGATGGAGTTGTCCGCCGAGACGAACATGACCGTTCCCCCCGGCGCAAAGGCTATCCCCCCTGTCTCCGGGGCGGGCAGCTCAAAGCGTTCGCCCCGCTCGGGGGCCGATATGTCAAACGGGGAAGAGAGATCATACTTGTGTATGAATGCGGGCCCGGCACCCCCGCTCTGGATGGCATCCACACCTTCCATTCCGTTCCGGGCCACGAACAGGTCGGTGCCGTCGCCTGAAAATGCCATTCCGACAGCGGAGCCGCCATATTCGAGCCTGAAAGAATCCGAGTACACCGGCCAGGTCGTATCGTACGGCGAAGACAGGGTATAGTGGTATATTGCATCGGGGTCGGTCACCGATGCGAATGCATCAAGGCCGTCGTCAGAGAATACTATGTCGGATACGTATGCAAAGGGCCCGAGGACCGTCCTCTCGGGGTCTGCATATGCGGGGGTGCTGATCGCCAGTGATATGGCTATCGAAAGGGCAAGGATGCAGCCTGCACTTGGGGCCTTCATTCTGGTGGCGCCTTGCGGGTGGCATAAAAACCCACTTGGGTTTTCACAGCCCTGATTAGTGTCCGCTCTGGTTCTTGCTAGTATACGCCTCTGGAATCCGCAGGACAGTGTGAGGCGAAATTCGCATAAAAGCGACTCTGTCAAGTTGCGGGGACATGGCCTCTAATCTGTTAACCCACGGGGACATGGAATGTCTTTTGGCGCCTGACAATATTCAAAGAAATTTGGTCATGTCCCCGGCTCTTGAAACTTGTACCATGTTCCCATAACAGAGCCGGAACTGTCAAAGTCTATTATGCTACACATGTCCTCTGTTATCACGTGCTTGTTCATGGAACTCAGCTCCCCATGATCAATGCCCGCCATGCCCGGCTTGTAACAGTCCTCCAGTATTTTTCTTATATGTAAGATGGCAGTTTCCTTGTCCCCCGCACTCCTGCCACGGATCCAGCCCCCTGTGCCCTCCCCTTTGAGATATTTCATGACAAGAAAATTATTACTGTGGGAAACAAGCCTGGGCCCCGCGCCAGTCTCGTTTGCAGCAGACATCATATCCGCCTCTCCCCCCATGTCATTGCGGCCGGAATCCGGCCTGCGTATCTTTAATGTGACAACATCATTTTTGGTGCTGTACAGGACGGTTATCCCGGCATGTTCCATGCCTATCACATGCAGGCTGCCTAGTGCTGCAGGGCCGTCAAAACATATGCCTGTAATGACAAGGTTGGGCAGTTCATTGTTTTTTCACCTTACATTGCTGCCTCCGGGATGGCCGATTATCCCTGCATACTGCCATCTCCCGCACAGGATGGAATGTATGTTCAGTCATACCTACCAAGAGTAATATTTATCGGGCGTGATTTCTATTATACAGTCAGTAAGATCAAGAATCTCCCCGGTGCTTGTATTTGTCATCGGATAACGGGACAGTATGCTGTTCTCAATATTCCTCACAACATTACTGTCCAGTATGACGTTTGCACTACCACTGCCCGCAACGGCGGTAACCCCCGGGGCATCAACACCCTCGTCAACGCAGAATCCTGCTCTGGGGCATGATTTTACATTCCGTGCTTTTTGCGTGCCGGTGTTTGTCCCTATGTTTATCTTGCCGTTTGCATATTCGTACCAGACGGGCACTACATGTGGCGTGCCGTCCGGGCATGTTGTTGCAAGCCTCAGCAGTTTCTGTTTTTTTAGGAATTCATCGCGATCCTGTTTTGGAAACGGTTTGGGTTCTTCCATCTATAAAACCGCTTTTGATGTATGACGAGGATTGAAACAGCCTCTTTGCATGCCTGCATGACAGTTCGGCTGAATATAATCATTTTTAGGCATGTCCCGGTGCAGAACTGGCCCTGTTATGTCATGGGATTATGGGACAAAAAGTGTCAAGAGCCGGGGAGATGACCAAATTTCTTTAAATATTGTCAGGCACCAAAAGGCATTCCATGTCCCCGCGGGTTAACAGATTAGAGGCTATGTCCCCGCAACTTAACAGAGTCCTCCCCGCGTTTTTCAGTTGTCTGATCTTTATACTGTTCTTTAATGTCCTTTAGAACGCCTGACGTCAGGCCCTGCACCATGCCCTGATACCGTTCCTGCATGTCCTTGGGCTCTATTTTCTTTATGTGGGAATAAGCAACAGCAAACATGTCGTCGCCCTCTTTAAAGCCTATTTTGTAGCCCTCGCCGTCTGCGGGCGCGAAACTGCTCCCTTCATGCGGATAAGCACTGATCCAATAAACACCGTCTTTGTCAGGCTCTATATGGTTTGGCGGGTTGAAACTGCCTTTGTTGAATCGTGCCGTTTTAACTTTGGTCACGGCCGGCTCATAGTAATACTTGTCGATTATCCGCTGCAGGTAATTATCAACGTAATGGCGGCGGTCTCGATCCTCCATGTTGTCGCCGGCGCGCTCGTGGATCATATGCGCCAGATTGTCGCCCGGCTTTGCAAAGATATTCTCGCCGGGAACGTCCAGCTCGTATTCGCCCTTGCTGTTTGGCTGGCCCATTGCGGGCGTGGGGTTAAAGTTATCTGGCTTTAATCTATGATAGCCATGACCAGATTTTAACTGCTTAGGATCGCGGCCGCCGTCTGTAAACTGGACGTCCTCATCACGCGGATGATCCTCCTTAAAGTCGGCAGCCTGTAAAGAGTCGCCAGAGTACAGCTTTTTCATTTCTGCAATAAAGTTATTCTTGAGTGCGATGACGTTTGCCGTAATGTCATGCTCGTTGTTTATCTGATCAGTGATAACATCATGAAGCTCTGCGTGGATCGCGGCTTTTATCCGGCCTGCGACTTGATCACCCTTTTTGAAAGTAGGCTTTATCACATGGCCGTCATATTCAAGTCTGACTGTATAAGAGCCATTATCTGACTTCATGCCCGGCGCGGGGCTGAATAATTTGCGGAACGGGGTCTTTTTGGGTTTTGGCTCAGTCTCATATAGTTTTTCAAGCTTGTCAAATATCCTTTCAGCAGGCCTTTCCCATTGCCGATGTGTGCTTATACTGTCCGGTTTTTGGGCAAGTATTTGCTGCCAAACGTCATCGCCCTCTTTTAACGAGATTGTATAATTGTCAAATTTGAACTGATAATTGCCATCTGCATCAGACTTTGCCCCTGCGGGCGGCCTGAATGTATTGCTGAATGTCGTGCCGCCTGTGCCGAATTTCCCGCCCTCATCCCGGGGATGCTCACTCTCTTTGAATATGGCCGCCGTCATAGAGTCCTTTTCCCACAGGCCAAGACGATCAAGGGCGGCCATTTCCTCCTCCTCAGTGTCATATTCGGTAAGGCCAAATTCCGCCTCCTCAGGCGTGACCTTTTCCATAATAAGAGACTCTTGCCCACTGGTTATCTCAAGACGTGACCTCATTACGGCCTTTTTGTGATCAAAGGTTCTCTTGCCGTTCTTGTCAAGATAAACACCCAGATCCATTAGGTGATCCTCTGCTCCTTGCGCGCGATCTCACTCTCACTGTCCGGCTCGTCCATCTCATCTATTTTCCTTTTCTTTCTTATATATTCGGCGGCCACCTCCAAGGTAGCCCTATCCCACTTATCACGTTATCCGGTGCCGGGCGTATTCATTATGGCGACTGTCTCAGAGTGCGACTCGTTGTCATAGTCAGACAGGTAGTGCTTGAAGTAAGACTCCATTTTATGCCCATAGTCGCCATTATCGGCTCTGTTACGTCATGGGAACATGGGACAAAAAGTGTCAAGAGCCTGGGACATGACCAAATTTCTTTAAATATTGTCAGGCACCAAAAGACATTCCATGTCCCCGCGGGTTAACAGATTAGAGGCTATGTCCCCGCAACTTGACAGAGTCATAAAAGAGCATGTTTTTAGGCCTTGAGCGAAAAGTAAGGCTATTCGGGGTAATGCTGGCCCAGGATTACCGGCACATCCTTCGGGTCCATTGCAATGTCGGACGCCCATGTGCCAAACCGCCCGTCATCGTTCACGGTCTCAACCCACTCCTTTAGGGCATCATTTTTTGCCTGGACGTTTGCAAGCTCCTGCCCCTTTATCTCCAGAATAAGCATTACACTGTTCCCCGATTCGGGGTTTGTGAGTTTTGCCATAAAGTCGGGCTTGTAAGTGGCCATATTGCCTCTAAACATGTATGGTATACCAAACCCTATGTTGTCCGCCCTGGTCCACGATTCAACCCTGTTGTTCCTCTCCATCTCCTGTATTGCTTTCTTTTCCCATCCTCGATTGTATGGCTGCGGGTTTATGTGGGATTTTTTTACATCCAATACCTTACTGGTGGTAAACTTGTCCATTACGTCAAAAGTGGATTTCATATTACGTCCCGGTTTGAGTGCCAGGGTCTTTTCCATGGTATTGTTGACGATTATGGCCTGCCGTATGTGGTTGATTATCGCATTCATGTTGAATATTATCGCAAGCCTCTTCCGTATCTCCAAGTCATCTGGTAGGTTCATCACGCGTATCATGTTTCTGCCTATGAATTCCTCTGCGAGTCTGACCAGCCTGGCAAACAACTCATATTTTGGGCCGGGCGTATCTATATCGCGATATATGTCACGCGTCACGTGGAACATGATGCTCTGCATGCGTATGCGTGATGCCGTGTCTTCTAGTTCCATCTTGTCTGCCAGATCCAGGTGCGGTATGTTCGACTCAGGCACTGGCGCCACGTGAACTTTAACATCACAACTGCGACCATCCACCCTCAGTTCATTTACGTTCTCCCAGTCCATTTCAAGTTCGGGATGCATGATGGTGTTTATGCGCTCTACATTGGGCCATGCTATCTCGTGTTCTACGTTCATGGGATCGGGTCGTACCAATATACGTGGATCACTGTTGGTTGTATCTTTTCCACCTTCATGGGGAA
Coding sequences within it:
- a CDS encoding Ser/Thr protein kinase (COG2112); the protein is MEHAGITVLYSTKNDVVTLKIRRPDSGRNDMGGEADMMSAANETGAGPRLVSHSNNFLVMKYLKGEGTGGWIRGRSAGDKETAILHIRKILEDCYKPGMAGIDHGELSSMNKHVITEDMCSIIDFDSSGSVMGTWYKFQEPGT